The Hydrogenobacter thermophilus TK-6 genome window below encodes:
- a CDS encoding sodium:solute symporter family protein gives MLILFVILYMLITIGIGLVASRFVKSTKDFLLAGRSLPLYISAAALFATWFGSETVLGASSKIAKDGLYGVIEDHFGAALCLFLVGLFFAKPLYRMNLLTFGDFYRVLYGRKVEVVASIMLSLSYLGWIAAQMVAIGIILQVTLSIPKEVGILVGFGVVLFYTFLGGMWSVSLTDFIQTVMIVVGLVFVLHEVSHGFSQLIPVLESQPPGFYKFFPDNNIKDILSYIAAWITIGLGSIPQQDVFQRIMSSRSERVAVLSCFVAGFMYLTVAMIPLILALFAKAYYPELLQLDAQLLLPRMVMDHTSLLTQVLFLGALLSAIMSTASGALLAPSAVLSENLIKPLFRQLSDRAFLWVTRVCILFVALLSLLFAFMGESIYELVAASSALSLVSLFVPLVAGLYFKSSNSVSAISSILLGFVSWLTVYPLSAEYSLLVGLLFSTVGYLLPLVVKRAYAKAF, from the coding sequence ATGCTCATACTCTTCGTAATTCTTTACATGCTCATTACCATAGGGATAGGGCTTGTGGCAAGCAGGTTTGTTAAAAGCACAAAGGACTTTCTTTTAGCTGGTAGGAGCTTACCTCTTTACATATCTGCTGCTGCACTTTTTGCCACCTGGTTTGGTTCAGAAACGGTACTGGGTGCCTCTTCAAAGATAGCAAAGGATGGGCTTTATGGCGTCATAGAGGACCATTTTGGAGCAGCTCTCTGCCTTTTTTTAGTAGGACTTTTCTTTGCTAAACCTCTTTACAGGATGAATCTGCTGACCTTCGGTGATTTTTACAGAGTGCTTTACGGTAGAAAGGTTGAAGTTGTGGCAAGTATTATGTTATCTCTCTCTTATCTGGGGTGGATCGCCGCGCAGATGGTTGCCATCGGCATAATTTTACAGGTGACGCTTTCTATACCAAAAGAGGTGGGCATACTTGTGGGGTTTGGTGTTGTACTTTTTTACACTTTCTTGGGTGGTATGTGGTCAGTATCTCTTACGGACTTTATACAAACGGTGATGATTGTTGTGGGGCTTGTGTTTGTCCTCCATGAGGTATCCCATGGCTTTAGTCAGTTGATCCCTGTTTTGGAATCCCAGCCTCCCGGTTTTTACAAATTTTTCCCCGATAATAACATTAAAGACATCCTTTCTTACATAGCTGCGTGGATCACCATAGGTTTAGGCTCTATACCCCAGCAGGATGTGTTTCAGAGGATTATGTCCTCAAGGTCCGAAAGGGTGGCAGTACTTTCTTGCTTTGTGGCTGGTTTTATGTATCTGACTGTTGCCATGATACCTCTGATCCTTGCACTTTTTGCAAAAGCTTATTATCCGGAGCTTCTTCAGCTGGATGCTCAGCTCTTGCTTCCTCGTATGGTTATGGACCACACCAGTTTGCTAACTCAGGTGCTTTTCTTGGGTGCTCTTCTTTCTGCCATTATGAGTACTGCCAGCGGAGCTCTTCTTGCGCCCTCCGCTGTTTTGAGTGAGAACCTGATAAAACCTCTGTTTAGACAACTTTCGGACAGAGCCTTTCTCTGGGTCACAAGGGTTTGCATCCTCTTTGTGGCGCTTCTCTCTTTGCTTTTTGCCTTTATGGGTGAGTCCATATACGAGCTGGTAGCTGCTTCCTCAGCTCTAAGCTTGGTATCCCTCTTTGTGCCTCTGGTGGCAGGTCTTTACTTTAAGTCCTCCAACAGCGTTAGCGCCATAAGCTCCATACTTTTGGGGTTTGTATCA